Genomic DNA from Leptospira inadai serovar Lyme str. 10:
ACGACAGCACCGGGACGGGGAATCGTCTTAATGTGGAAAACCCGTACGTTGCAGCAATGATTCTGGACAGCATGAAATTTTGGGTGACCGAAATGCATATCGACGGATTCAGGTTTGATCTAGCCCGATCCCTAGTGAGAAACGAAAAATTTCCCGACAATCTGGAGAACCCATTTCTTACAGCAATCAACTCCGATCCGATATTTTCGGGTATTAAACTTATCGCAGAGCCTTGGGATTTAGGCGAGGACGGCTATAAGATCGGAAGCTTTCCGAAACCCTGGAGCGAATGGAATGCGCAATTTCGGGATTGCGCTAGAAAGTTTTGGAGAGGCGATCGCAGAATGTTAAGCGAAATATCGACTCGAATCGCCGGTTCCAGCGATTTATTCCAGCGGGAAGAAGGAAGCCCTTGCTCAAGCATCAATTATGTTGCATGCCATGACGGCTTCACTTTAGAAGACCTAGTCTCTTATGAAAAAAAACACAATGAGGAAAACCTGGAACAAAATAAGGACGGTTGGGATTATAGCTATAGCTGCAATTTCGGAGCGGAAGGTCCTACAACATCCGGCCAAATTCTTTCCAGGAGAGATAGACGAAAAAGGAATCTTTTAACGACCCTATTTATATCTCAGGGTGTTCCGATGATTAGCGCCGGAGACGAATTAGGCAAATCCCAGCAAGGAAATAACAACGCCTATTGTCAGGACAACGATACGAACTATATAAATTGGGACTTGGGCCCGAGATATAGGATCCTTCTAGAATATGCGATTCATTTAATTCGGTTCAGAAAAGAACACTCTTCTCTGAGACGGGATCGATTCTTCGAGGGCAAAACGCAAACGCATCGTTTTTCGAAGGATATTCTTTGGATTTCGGAGACCGGCAATGAGCTAGCGACATCGGAGTGGGAATCCGAAATGAGAAAGAGTTTCGGATTTCTATTGCCGGCTCCGTTCGATACCGACGAATCGTTTACCAATGGCGATTCGGATCAAAATTCGCCGCTTCTTTTTCTTTTAAACGCTTCGGAGGAACCGACCGATTTTTTATTACCGAACTACTTAAAAGACGGCATTTGGACGCGGGTGTTCGATACATGGGAGGCGGAATTCGATCGGATCGCAATGTCGTTTAACATTGGACAGAAATACAGGTTGCGAGAAGACTGCATAGCCGGATTCCTTTTTACGACGCTTCAAGCCGGACCGAGCAAGAAAGGTCAAAGGCCTTCCACATGAATGAAACTTCCGTTTACGAAGCGTTCGGAATCCTTCCCGAATATACCGATTTAACCGGCCAAGCGCATCGTTTGGAAACGAAAACTTTCTTGGGAATATT
This window encodes:
- the glgX gene encoding glycogen debranching protein GlgX, with the protein product MFPGKPEPLGATFTDGGVNFAVYSEFCESIDLCLFDSIDAVKESQRIRLTSKTGPIWHCYLPGIMPGQLYGYRVHGPYAPEKGHRFNENKILSDPYSKWIARLPTWHSSLFSYYRTDLGFREVSKEELLRMDMRDSAPFAALSEVIHSEFDWERDTRPNVPWKDTIIYEAHIKGMTALHPDISPELRGTFTGFVSEPIIRHLAELGVTTVELLPIHQCFNSLRLYNNSLTDYWGYNSLSYFSPDRRFSRFSSGIECINEFKKMVKRLHKAGIEVILDSVYNHTCENSHFGPNLSFRGIDNFSYYKLDKSDLTKYDDSTGTGNRLNVENPYVAAMILDSMKFWVTEMHIDGFRFDLARSLVRNEKFPDNLENPFLTAINSDPIFSGIKLIAEPWDLGEDGYKIGSFPKPWSEWNAQFRDCARKFWRGDRRMLSEISTRIAGSSDLFQREEGSPCSSINYVACHDGFTLEDLVSYEKKHNEENLEQNKDGWDYSYSCNFGAEGPTTSGQILSRRDRRKRNLLTTLFISQGVPMISAGDELGKSQQGNNNAYCQDNDTNYINWDLGPRYRILLEYAIHLIRFRKEHSSLRRDRFFEGKTQTHRFSKDILWISETGNELATSEWESEMRKSFGFLLPAPFDTDESFTNGDSDQNSPLLFLLNASEEPTDFLLPNYLKDGIWTRVFDTWEAEFDRIAMSFNIGQKYRLREDCIAGFLFTTLQAGPSKKGQRPST